Genomic DNA from Paenibacillus borealis:
CTGCACACCCAGTGCTGCAAGCTGTTCCGGGGAAGAATAGAACAATCCCTGCGGGTCCTTGACGACTCCGCCTACGTAAAGCGCAATCCCGCAAGACAGGAATGAAATGTTATCATTGCGCTCATAAACCGTTATCTGGGCATCCGGGTACAGCTGGGCGGTATTAACAATTGCGGCGGTTCCGGCGTGTGTACATCCAATGACTGCTACTTTCATGATTTCTTCCTCCTCCAATTTGCAAGCAAGTTTCTCTGTATTTGTGATTAATTTCACTTTATACATTGATTATATTGTGATATTTATCACATTGCAAGCAGTATTGTGATTTTTCTCACATTGTTCACAATTTAAATTTTATAGAGTCCATACTCTTTTCCGGAAATGTCCGCGATTTTCTGCACAGGTTCCCTTTCGTCTTGCCTTAGTTTTCCCCTTCATCAGGACATTATGTCTGTCTGCAACAGGAAGCAGCAGGAAGCTGCAAGAAGCTGCAGTCTGTTTGCTCATCCGGATATACCAAAAAACCTCACCCTTCCGCAGAGAAAGCTGCGCAAAAGTGAGGTTATACATCAAACGGGCTGACGCCTGCTTGCAGCAGAGATTCCTTATTCCAAACCGGAGATTACGCCATCCTCATCTACCATCAGTCCTTCAGCCGCCGGTTTGGCGGGAAGTCCCGGCATCGTGACAATGTTCCCCGTGATGACTACAGCAAAGCCTGCGCCAAGGGACAGGGTGATGTCCCGGACACCCATGGTGAAGCCTTCCGGTGCTCCAAGCAGCCGCGGCTGATCCGAGAAGGAATATGGCGTTTTGGCCATGCAGACCTGAAGCTGGTGCAAGCCCAGCTTGTCGATAACAGCCAGACTGCGTTTGGCTGCCGGAGAGAAGGCCACTTCTGCGCCATGGTAGATTTCCGTGACGATTTTATTGATTTTGGACGGGATATCCAGGTTGTCTTCATATAGCGGTGCAAAATTCACGGATTCTTCCCGGTCCAGCAGCTTCTTCAGCTCCTGTGCCAGCTCTTGTCCGCCTGCGCTTCCCTCGGCCCATACCTTGGAAACAGCCGCAGGCACACCCAGCCGGCGGCAGGCTTCCAGCACATCATTGATCTCCGCTGGGGCATCCCCTTCAAAGTGATTGAGGGCAACGAGGACAGGTACACCGAATTTAGCCAGATTCTCAATATGGCGCTCCATATTGGACAATCCGGAGAGCAGCGCTGCCCGGTTTCCGGCATACAGCTCTTCCTTGCGGACGCCTCCGTTATATTTCAGTGATTTCACTGTAACCACCAGCACTGCGGCTGAAGGGGTCAGGCCAGCCTGGCGGCATTTGATATCCATGAACTTCTCGGCACCAAGATCTGCGCCAAAACCAGCTTCAGTCACCACCACGTCTCCGAGCTTCAGGGCGTAGCGGGTTCCGATTACACTGCTGCAGCCGTGGGCAATATTGGCGAAAGGTCCGCCATGCACAATCACCGGAGTGCCTTCAAGCGTCTGCACCAGATTCGGTTTCACCGCTTCTTTGAGCAGTGCAGTCATTGCCTCCACAGCCCCAATGTCCTTGGCGGTGACCGGCTGGCCCAGCGTATCATACCCGACCAGCATCCGGCTCAGCCGCGTCTTCAGATCCGAGAGATCGCTGCACAGGCACAGCACAGCCATAATCTCGGAGGCCGTTGTAATCTGGAAGCCGCTCTCCCGAACAGTCCCGTTGCCGTCGCCAAGGCCGGTCACAATATTCCGCAGGCTGCGGTCATTCATATCCATCACACGTTTCCAGACGATCCGCTGCGGGTCCAGGTTCAAGGTGTTGCCCTGGAAAATATGATTATCAATCATCGCCGAGAGCAGGTTATGCGCGGAGGTTACCGCATGGATATCCCCGGTGAAATGCAGATTAATCTCATCCGCCGGAACAATCTGCGCCTTGCCCCCGCCGGTTGCGCCGCCCTTCATGCCAAGGCAAGGTCCAAGCGAGGGTTCACGCAGTGCTGCTACCGTCTTGATCCCCGCCGCATTCAGCGCCTGGGATAATCCGATGGTCGTCAAGGTTTTGCCTTCACCCGCCGGTGTAGGGTTAACTGCCGTAACCAGGACCAGCTTACCGTCCGGCTTGTGCTTCAGCTCTGCCCACAGTGAGGGCGACAATTTGCTTTTATATTTACCGTACAACTCCAGATGCTCTTCACTGATACCTGCTGCCGATGCTACCTCTGTTATTAACCTCATGCCTTTATGAAACCCTCCTGCCGTTATTATCCTGCATCCTGTATTCCTTTATGCAATTTCCGTAGATGAATGAAACATTCCTCTTCAAAGGATACAGGGTCTCTGAAAAGATTCAAGGATAATTTTCATACGAGGGATACTTCTGTCTCTACAGCCAAGAAGAGGCGGCTTGCTTATATATCAAAAAACTCCCGGACAGGGTGCACGTGCACCACCATCCGGGAGCGGACTATTTTGTGACAAGCCTATTTACTTCAGCAGGGATTCGATAAGGTCCTTCATGCTCTCCGGTGATTCCTTCGGCTCCACACGCGCCACCACATTGCCGCTGCGGTCTACAAGAAACTTCGTAAAGTTCCACTGGATATCGCTGCTCTCCCCGTCACCCGGCTGCTGGCCCTTCAAATATTGAAAGAGCAGGCTTGCCTCCGGCCCATTAACATCTACCTTGGCAAACACCGGGAAAGTAACCCCGTAATTGATCTGGCAGAAGGCTTCCGCTTCCTCACTTGTACCCGGCTCCTGGCCGGCAAACTGGTTGCAGGGGAATCCCAGCACTACCAGCCCTTGATCTCCGTACTGTTCGTACAGCTTCTGCAAATCTCCGTATTGCGGGGTAAGCCCGCATTTGCTGGCCGTATTGGCGATCAGCAGCACCTTGCCCTCATAGTTCTTAAACGGCACTTCTGT
This window encodes:
- a CDS encoding formate--tetrahydrofolate ligase, giving the protein MRLITEVASAAGISEEHLELYGKYKSKLSPSLWAELKHKPDGKLVLVTAVNPTPAGEGKTLTTIGLSQALNAAGIKTVAALREPSLGPCLGMKGGATGGGKAQIVPADEINLHFTGDIHAVTSAHNLLSAMIDNHIFQGNTLNLDPQRIVWKRVMDMNDRSLRNIVTGLGDGNGTVRESGFQITTASEIMAVLCLCSDLSDLKTRLSRMLVGYDTLGQPVTAKDIGAVEAMTALLKEAVKPNLVQTLEGTPVIVHGGPFANIAHGCSSVIGTRYALKLGDVVVTEAGFGADLGAEKFMDIKCRQAGLTPSAAVLVVTVKSLKYNGGVRKEELYAGNRAALLSGLSNMERHIENLAKFGVPVLVALNHFEGDAPAEINDVLEACRRLGVPAAVSKVWAEGSAGGQELAQELKKLLDREESVNFAPLYEDNLDIPSKINKIVTEIYHGAEVAFSPAAKRSLAVIDKLGLHQLQVCMAKTPYSFSDQPRLLGAPEGFTMGVRDITLSLGAGFAVVITGNIVTMPGLPAKPAAEGLMVDEDGVISGLE
- a CDS encoding glutathione peroxidase, producing the protein MSIYSFAGVTPSGTEVPFKNYEGKVLLIANTASKCGLTPQYGDLQKLYEQYGDQGLVVLGFPCNQFAGQEPGTSEEAEAFCQINYGVTFPVFAKVDVNGPEASLLFQYLKGQQPGDGESSDIQWNFTKFLVDRSGNVVARVEPKESPESMKDLIESLLK